From a single Falco naumanni isolate bFalNau1 chromosome 17, bFalNau1.pat, whole genome shotgun sequence genomic region:
- the LOC121098686 gene encoding proline-rich protein HaeIII subfamily 1-like: MHFCKTSTVLRQERGRIRPTTPNNRVSLPSRKTGRAAEFFVTPSPPWNCTKENTNNGLKRKGRKGPAAPWARSPRPSGAPGAQDHRPPGPDSSAGGRPAGPCGTPAPQQPRARPPSAPTGPPRTHRPAAGPGSPAPTGPRTHPPRPPSPTGPP, from the exons atgcatttctgcaaaacatcCACGGTACTTAGGCAAGAAAGGGGCAGGATCAGACCAACCACCCCAAACAACAGAGTAAGTCTACCTAGCAGGAAAACAGGTAGAGCTGCAGAATTTTTTGTgactccctctcctccctggaACTGCACAAAGGAGAACACTAACAACGGGCTCAAACggaagggaagaaagggg ccagcagctccctgggcccgcagcccccggccctcAGGCGCCCCCGGGGCCCAAGACCACCGCCCGCCCGGGCCCGACAGCTCCGCCGGGGGGCGGCCAGCAGGGCCCTGCGGTACCCCGGCCCCACAGCAGCCTCGGGCCCGGCCCCCCTCCGCACCCACCGGGCCCCCCCGCACCCACCGGCCCGCCGCAGGCCCGGGCTCTCCTGCACCCACCGGACCCCGCACGCACCCACCGCGCCCCCCCTCACCCACCGGGCCGCCGTAg